Proteins co-encoded in one Kutzneria chonburiensis genomic window:
- a CDS encoding cupin domain-containing protein has protein sequence MTTSSEHFKTDGCGTPTAVGRFVDVQAIKAMTLVPGLDFQPVLGESLLLNFASYEPNTEAPMHSHAEEQIVIVTEGEFEFTIDGVTRTMRAGDVAVVPPWVPHGARTLDTTCKEIDVFTPPRPTLVDYAATQVEPSKAED, from the coding sequence ATGACCACCAGCTCCGAGCACTTCAAGACCGACGGCTGCGGCACGCCGACCGCGGTTGGGCGGTTCGTGGACGTCCAGGCGATCAAGGCCATGACTCTGGTGCCGGGGCTGGACTTCCAGCCTGTGTTGGGCGAGAGCCTGTTGCTGAACTTCGCCTCGTACGAGCCCAATACCGAGGCTCCCATGCACAGTCATGCCGAGGAACAGATCGTCATCGTCACCGAGGGCGAGTTCGAGTTCACCATCGACGGCGTCACGCGGACCATGCGGGCCGGCGATGTCGCCGTTGTGCCGCCGTGGGTTCCGCACGGCGCACGGACTCTTGACACCACGTGCAAGGAGATCGACGTCTTCACGCCGCCGCGGCCGACCCTCGTGGACTACGCCGCCACCCAGGTCGAGCCGTCGAAGGCCGAGGACTGA
- a CDS encoding SDR family oxidoreductase, whose translation MDLGLTGRRAIVTGGSKGIGLAVAAELVAEGASVAICSRSASELAAAASSLGDNIFHQVCDVTDAAAVKSFVDSAAAALGGVDILVNNAGRAHPGNFETLSDEDWRADLDVKLFSQIRCFRAALPHLRASTSPRVVNINAVYARQPDPAFFSTTVVRAACLNLNKVLAQEFGADGILVNSVNIGFVDTPQWGNIHARRAPTQDRTEFLDGLAAAEVPLARFGRVDEVSGLVAFLAGARASYITGAVIDVAGGMGKYV comes from the coding sequence GTGGATCTTGGTCTGACCGGCCGCCGGGCCATCGTGACCGGCGGCTCCAAGGGCATCGGCCTGGCCGTCGCCGCCGAGCTGGTGGCCGAGGGCGCTTCCGTTGCCATCTGCTCCCGCTCCGCCTCGGAGCTTGCGGCGGCCGCGTCTTCCTTGGGCGACAACATCTTCCACCAGGTCTGCGACGTCACCGACGCCGCCGCCGTCAAGTCCTTTGTGGACTCGGCCGCGGCGGCTCTCGGCGGCGTCGACATCCTGGTGAACAACGCCGGCCGCGCCCATCCCGGCAACTTCGAGACCTTGAGCGACGAGGACTGGCGGGCCGATCTCGACGTCAAGCTCTTCTCCCAGATCCGCTGCTTCCGCGCCGCCCTGCCGCACCTTCGCGCCAGCACTTCGCCTCGGGTCGTCAACATCAACGCCGTCTACGCCCGTCAGCCCGATCCGGCGTTCTTCTCCACCACCGTCGTCCGCGCCGCGTGCCTGAACCTCAACAAGGTGCTCGCCCAGGAGTTCGGGGCCGACGGAATTCTGGTCAACAGCGTCAACATCGGCTTCGTCGACACCCCACAGTGGGGCAACATCCACGCGCGGCGGGCTCCCACCCAGGACCGCACCGAGTTCCTCGACGGCCTCGCCGCCGCCGAGGTCCCCCTCGCCCGCTTCGGCCGCGTCGACGAGGTCTCCGGCCTCGTCGCCTTCCTCGCCGGCGCCCGCGCCAGCTACATCACCGGCGCCGTCATCGACGTGGCCGGCGGCATGGGCAAGTATGTGTAG